The Longimicrobium sp. DNA segment CTGGCGCGCGGCATCCACTACTCCGCGGCGCCGTACGATCCCTTTCTCCCCTTCGACTGCGCCGCCGTTCCCGAGCCTCTCCTCGCGGCGGAGCTCTTTGGCACCCACCCGTCGCTCATGGCCGACGCGCCGCCCCCGCGGCGCGGCCTCATCGAGCTGGCGGGCGCCGGCACGCTGTTCGTATCCGACGTCACGCGCCTCCCCCTTCCGCTCCAGCAACGCCTGGCCGCCGCCATCCGCGAGCGCACCATCGTACGTGAGGGCGGCGACTCGCCCGTGCGGGTGCAGTGCCGCGTGATCGTGGCCGCCTCCGCCCCGCCGGAGGTGTCGCTGGAAGCCGGGACGCTGGACCCCGAGCTGCTGGCCGCTCTCTCCCCCGCGCGCGTGGACCTCCCCCCGTTGCGCGACCGTCCCGGCGACATCCGCATCCTGGCCGAGCTCTTCCTGCGTGGCCCCGCCGCCGAGCGCGGAATGGAGATGACGCTGGACGACGAGGCCCTTGCCGCGCTGGAGGCGCACCCCTGGCCGGGCAACGTGCGCGAGCTGAGGCACGTGGTGGAGCGCGCCGCCCAGCTCGCCGGCGACGAGGTGATCCGCGCCGAACACCTGATCGTCCTGCACCGCACCGCGCGCTCGGGGCTCTCCAACACGTCGTCCCCCCCGGCCGCCGTCATCCACATCCCCGCCGAGGGCAAGACGCTGGAGCGCGTCGAGGGCGAGGCCGTGGCGCTCACGCTGGGCCTCACCCGCGGCAACCGCAGCGCCGCCGCCCGCATTCTCGACATCTCGCGGCCCACGCTGGCCCGGAAGCTTCGCGAGCATGGGCTTGGGGAGGGGAATGGCGGGTGAAGGAAGTGCGTGAGTGCGTGAGTGCGTTAGTGCGTTAGTGCGTGAGTGCGCGCGTCACCTCCATCTGTCATCCTGAGTGACGCGCGTCTCCATCGTCGCCCGGGCCCCGACCTGTGGCGTGGAGCGAAGGATCTACTGCGCGTACCGAGGGCCCCGTCACCGCACACCGTCCTCCTGCCGCGCGGGCTAGATCCTTCAGTCGCCGCCGTGAGGGCGGTGTGCCGCGGGCGTCGGACGGGGCGGCTCCCTCAGGATGACAAGGCGCCGCTTCGAGCGCACTCACGCACTAACGCACTCACGCACTTTCTTTCGCGGTTTGCCCAAATCGGCACAGCGGGGTACAATTGGGGGCTTGGGCGCGCGTCGCCCGGCCTCGCATGACGAGAGAGCGCAAAACGCGAAGGGCGAGAGGGATAGATGAGCGTCGAAGCACCCCAGCAGGGAACCCGCGGGTACGCGCCGCAGGGCAAGGACAACGGGGTCGTAAAGAGCAAGGGGACGGTCAACGTTCCCCTGCTTGAGGGACAGCAGCCGCTGGAGCACCGCGCGCGCAAGCCCGAGTGGCTCAAGGTCCGCGCGCCGGGAAGCCCCAACTACCTGCGCCTCAAGCAGCTCATGCGCGACCAGGGCCTCCACACCGTGTGCGAGGAGGCCCACTGCCCCAACATCGGCGAGTGCTGGGAGAGCGGCACCGCCACCTTCATGATCCTGGGAGACGTCTGCACCCGCGCCTGCAAGTACTGCGCGGTCGCCCACGGCCTCCCCACCGAGCTGGACCAGGACGAGCCCCGCCGCGTCGCCGACTCCG contains these protein-coding regions:
- a CDS encoding sigma 54-interacting transcriptional regulator, yielding GDPHGTPARGAMSDGETESTDGLLALGGQAIVGESPPMRDAVERACAAVASGASGVILAGEAGTGKELLARGIHYSAAPYDPFLPFDCAAVPEPLLAAELFGTHPSLMADAPPPRRGLIELAGAGTLFVSDVTRLPLPLQQRLAAAIRERTIVREGGDSPVRVQCRVIVAASAPPEVSLEAGTLDPELLAALSPARVDLPPLRDRPGDIRILAELFLRGPAAERGMEMTLDDEALAALEAHPWPGNVRELRHVVERAAQLAGDEVIRAEHLIVLHRTARSGLSNTSSPPAAVIHIPAEGKTLERVEGEAVALTLGLTRGNRSAAARILDISRPTLARKLREHGLGEGNGG